A genomic region of Methanothermobacter sp. CaT2 contains the following coding sequences:
- a CDS encoding cobaltochelatase subunit CobN encodes MKRILAVTTMNNTASLKEALTRIREEHGDIVSITKVYLEKYEDPRVPMDDVAEYIDESDIILVDIRGNERIGRELPGILRDRDKTVISLVWGSNHILSLTSMGKLDLGELVAAAPGRIDSLVRERDLEAILELHGSDEIRDDLKRWFQAMDYYGAGDPDNLMNLILFLLDSYTDLEVPFEDPVEMPPYGLYLPFRGFYRDLESYRRASNFNPELPTVGMLFYSGMHFDDTRPLVEELYSRLHGNVNCTVVFSDVENNLRAIEEYMGDVDLFVNMQYFQLNRGPLGGDPEATRRLLRRIGAPYLICLRGYETDLDEWEAGGDGLNPMEIVLGITLPELDGGFEPVFTAGMRTLNDPDLGEVRVVDVVPERMDRFAARILNWLKLRTMENHEKRIGIILYDYPPGEANLGNAGYLDVFESLEVFLRRLRERGYSVRIPDEPIKDILMREGLINSPSYHEYGGQRIPLSDYLEFFSRLPERIQDDVRARWGEPPGELMVDGDDIIIPVTELGSVYLCIQPSRGIMETDSYHSRDNPPHHQYLAFYAYLNSLGLDAIIHFGMHGTLEFLPGRETALGAECYPDLLLGELPNIYLYWAGNTSESTIARRRTYALPVAHASPPVRQSDLYGDYLVLEELIDQWHGDPDDGLRDEIIERASQLNLRGDIPEIESELFRMKRRLIPRGLHIMDSEWDPNDMVSYLLGVLRFDREYPSIHSMVAEKLGLDYRGSMDTATGWEIERHAAEALKRILTGKSVDLPPEYVEWVRSLSERCDFRGESRGLLEALEGRYVNPSRGGDPIRDPEVYPTGYSMHAFDPMKIPAPLAESRGRLAARKLLEDYLEENGRYPETVAVVLWGFETLKTGGDTISMILELLGVRINRKYGPWAKNIDVIPLNELGRPRVDVLVNICGIFRDTLGSQIEILNRAFKTVAGLDEDPEDNYILKHNLEDGEVKVPPRIFGPGPAEYASSIPDIIGGGAWDQEDELAAAYLGEMCYAYLPDSVREAPDEFRRNLQRVELVAQERDNVEYEVTDLDHYYEFMGGLTSSVRSLGGSCSVRVVDSTEDEIYVEGLDEVIGRAARCRILNPVWLDGMLAHDHHGAKNIKDRVEHLLGFSATTGAVDNWVYDDVAETLILDDEMRRRISENNPYAAVRMGEILLETAERGYWDAPDETLNRIREVLLGLEYELE; translated from the coding sequence ATGAAGAGGATACTTGCTGTTACCACCATGAACAACACGGCCTCACTGAAGGAGGCGCTGACCAGGATAAGGGAGGAACATGGGGACATTGTAAGCATAACTAAGGTCTACCTTGAGAAATATGAGGACCCCCGCGTCCCCATGGACGACGTGGCTGAATACATCGATGAATCCGACATAATACTCGTGGATATAAGGGGTAACGAGAGGATAGGGAGGGAACTCCCGGGCATCCTCAGGGACAGGGATAAGACAGTCATATCCCTGGTGTGGGGGAGCAACCACATACTTTCCCTGACATCCATGGGCAAACTTGATCTTGGTGAACTCGTTGCAGCGGCACCTGGAAGGATAGATTCACTTGTAAGGGAGAGGGACCTTGAAGCCATACTCGAACTGCATGGGTCAGATGAGATCAGGGATGACCTCAAGAGATGGTTCCAGGCCATGGACTACTATGGGGCCGGCGACCCCGACAACCTCATGAACCTGATACTCTTCCTCCTGGACAGCTACACAGACCTGGAGGTTCCCTTCGAGGACCCGGTGGAGATGCCGCCCTACGGGCTCTACCTCCCCTTCAGGGGATTCTACAGGGACCTGGAGTCCTACAGGCGGGCTTCAAACTTCAACCCGGAGCTCCCAACAGTTGGCATGCTCTTCTATTCAGGGATGCACTTCGATGACACGAGACCCCTGGTTGAGGAACTCTACAGTCGCCTCCATGGAAATGTGAACTGCACCGTGGTCTTCTCGGACGTCGAGAACAACCTGAGGGCCATCGAGGAGTACATGGGGGACGTGGACCTCTTTGTCAACATGCAGTACTTCCAGCTGAACCGGGGCCCCCTGGGCGGCGACCCTGAGGCCACAAGGAGGCTCCTGAGGAGGATAGGCGCCCCATACCTCATCTGCCTGAGGGGCTATGAGACAGACCTCGACGAATGGGAGGCAGGTGGTGATGGCCTCAACCCGATGGAGATAGTTCTTGGCATAACACTCCCTGAACTTGACGGAGGCTTTGAACCGGTATTCACGGCGGGTATGAGGACTCTCAATGACCCCGACCTGGGGGAGGTGAGGGTTGTTGACGTGGTGCCAGAGCGCATGGACAGATTCGCTGCAAGGATACTCAACTGGCTGAAGCTGAGGACAATGGAGAACCATGAGAAGAGGATAGGGATAATCCTCTATGACTACCCTCCGGGGGAGGCCAACCTTGGAAACGCGGGCTACCTTGACGTATTTGAAAGCCTGGAGGTTTTCCTCAGGAGGCTGAGGGAGAGGGGATACAGTGTGAGGATACCTGATGAACCCATCAAGGATATTCTCATGAGGGAGGGACTCATCAACAGTCCATCCTACCATGAATATGGCGGCCAGAGGATCCCCCTCAGTGATTACCTGGAATTTTTCAGTCGTCTGCCAGAGAGGATCCAGGATGATGTGAGGGCAAGGTGGGGCGAACCACCGGGGGAGCTGATGGTTGATGGTGATGACATCATCATCCCGGTGACTGAACTGGGCTCGGTCTACCTGTGCATACAGCCCTCCCGCGGGATCATGGAGACCGACAGCTACCATAGCAGGGATAATCCACCCCACCACCAGTACCTGGCCTTCTACGCCTACCTCAATTCACTGGGACTTGACGCCATCATCCACTTCGGGATGCACGGGACCCTTGAGTTTCTGCCCGGAAGGGAGACCGCCCTGGGGGCTGAATGCTACCCTGACCTGCTCCTGGGGGAGCTCCCCAACATATACCTTTACTGGGCAGGTAACACCTCAGAGTCGACCATAGCAAGAAGAAGAACCTACGCCCTCCCGGTGGCACATGCGTCACCACCTGTGAGGCAGTCTGACCTCTACGGTGACTACCTGGTACTGGAAGAACTCATCGACCAGTGGCATGGGGACCCTGATGATGGGTTGAGGGATGAAATAATTGAGAGGGCCTCACAGCTTAACCTGAGGGGGGATATCCCTGAGATTGAGTCTGAACTCTTCAGGATGAAAAGGCGACTGATACCAAGGGGCCTTCACATAATGGACTCAGAGTGGGACCCCAATGACATGGTCAGCTACCTCCTCGGTGTACTCAGATTTGACAGGGAATACCCCTCCATCCATTCAATGGTGGCAGAGAAGCTTGGACTGGATTACAGGGGTTCAATGGATACAGCCACAGGATGGGAGATTGAGAGGCACGCGGCTGAGGCTTTGAAGAGGATACTAACAGGGAAGTCAGTGGATCTTCCCCCTGAATACGTTGAATGGGTGCGTAGCTTATCTGAGCGTTGTGACTTCAGGGGTGAAAGCAGGGGCCTCCTTGAGGCACTTGAGGGAAGGTATGTGAACCCCTCCAGGGGCGGAGACCCAATCAGGGACCCTGAGGTATACCCGACAGGCTACTCCATGCACGCCTTTGACCCCATGAAGATACCGGCACCCCTGGCCGAATCAAGGGGCAGGCTTGCAGCCAGAAAACTCCTTGAGGACTACCTGGAGGAAAATGGGAGGTACCCCGAGACCGTTGCAGTGGTTCTATGGGGATTCGAAACCCTTAAAACAGGTGGAGATACCATTTCAATGATCCTGGAACTCCTGGGGGTGCGCATAAACAGGAAGTATGGTCCATGGGCAAAGAACATAGATGTCATACCCCTCAATGAGCTTGGAAGACCCAGGGTTGATGTCCTGGTGAACATCTGCGGCATATTCAGGGACACACTCGGATCCCAGATTGAGATACTTAACAGGGCCTTCAAAACTGTTGCAGGTCTTGACGAGGACCCTGAGGATAATTACATCCTGAAACACAACCTTGAGGATGGAGAGGTGAAGGTCCCCCCGAGGATATTCGGACCTGGACCAGCGGAGTATGCCAGCAGCATCCCTGATATCATAGGAGGTGGTGCCTGGGATCAGGAGGATGAACTGGCAGCAGCCTACCTGGGGGAGATGTGTTACGCCTATCTCCCGGATTCTGTGAGAGAGGCACCGGATGAATTCAGGAGGAACCTCCAGAGGGTTGAGCTCGTGGCCCAGGAGAGGGATAACGTGGAGTATGAGGTGACAGACCTTGACCATTACTATGAATTCATGGGCGGCCTCACCTCCTCGGTGCGGAGCCTGGGGGGTTCCTGCAGCGTCAGGGTCGTGGATTCAACTGAGGATGAAATCTACGTTGAGGGCCTTGATGAGGTTATAGGGAGGGCTGCAAGGTGCAGAATCCTCAATCCGGTCTGGCTGGATGGGATGCTCGCCCATGACCACCATGGTGCCAAGAACATCAAGGACCGGGTGGAACACCTCCTGGGATTCTCTGCAACGACCGGTGCAGTGGATAACTGGGTCTATGATGATGTTGCAGAAACCCTGATCCTTGATGATGAGATGAGGAGGAGGATCTCAGAGAACAACCCCTATGCGGCTGTGAGGATGGGTGAGATACTCCTTGAAACAGCTGAGAGGGGTTACTGGGATGCCCCCGATGAGACCCTTAACAGGATCAGGGAGGTTCTTCTTGGCCTTGAATATGAGCTTGAATAG
- a CDS encoding putative PEP-binding protein, with protein sequence MQILRGIGAGAGRSSGRVRIIRNLEDARNLEWGEVAVFRKISRDMLPEIRRAGAVIANYGGLTSHAAITLRELGIPCVLGTEVATEVLREGMIVTVDGKTGGIYRGVMDWVKAEDTPGFHETATDVMVNLNFPWLAPKVAEFADGVGSVRIENMVIETGKHPHLLLREGKLAGVLEKGLREILEAFHPKPVIFRTFDIPVDELTNLRGSFEACERNPFLGMRAITRDLMEPEILMAEFEALGNLLDSGYRNLQLKFPFLRDMDEYVTAVELLEESGITPHRDIVVGASVETPSVALQIDELLAAGADFISLGMSDLTMCSLAVDRRSTRVAGLFNLSHPAVLGLVGDVIGACHEGGVNVYAAGYAATSYMLVRRLVEMGVDGVSTSPDKILRMKYFIARIERSLMLRGAGRVE encoded by the coding sequence ATGCAGATTCTGAGGGGTATTGGTGCGGGTGCAGGCAGGAGCAGTGGAAGGGTCCGCATAATACGGAACCTCGAGGACGCGAGGAACCTTGAATGGGGAGAGGTGGCTGTTTTCAGGAAGATATCCCGGGACATGCTACCTGAGATCCGGAGGGCAGGCGCTGTCATAGCAAACTACGGCGGCCTCACAAGTCACGCCGCGATAACCCTCCGGGAGCTTGGCATACCCTGTGTCCTTGGAACAGAGGTTGCCACCGAGGTCCTCCGTGAAGGTATGATAGTAACGGTTGATGGAAAAACAGGGGGGATCTACCGCGGGGTGATGGACTGGGTGAAGGCTGAGGATACCCCCGGTTTCCATGAGACAGCCACCGATGTCATGGTAAACCTCAACTTTCCCTGGCTGGCACCAAAGGTGGCTGAATTCGCAGACGGTGTCGGCTCAGTAAGGATAGAAAATATGGTGATAGAGACCGGGAAACACCCCCACCTCCTCCTGAGAGAGGGAAAACTGGCAGGAGTCCTTGAGAAGGGGCTCAGGGAGATACTTGAGGCCTTTCACCCGAAACCCGTCATATTCAGGACCTTCGATATCCCTGTTGATGAGCTCACAAATCTAAGGGGCTCCTTCGAAGCCTGTGAGAGGAACCCGTTCCTTGGAATGAGGGCTATAACAAGGGACCTGATGGAACCTGAGATCCTGATGGCTGAATTCGAGGCCCTTGGGAACCTCCTGGATTCTGGTTACAGGAACCTCCAGCTTAAGTTCCCATTTCTCAGGGACATGGATGAGTACGTGACTGCAGTTGAACTCCTGGAGGAGTCAGGAATCACGCCCCACAGGGATATAGTGGTCGGGGCATCAGTGGAGACACCATCGGTGGCCCTCCAGATTGATGAACTCCTGGCCGCTGGCGCTGATTTCATATCCCTTGGCATGAGTGACCTCACAATGTGCAGCCTTGCAGTTGACCGCAGAAGCACCCGCGTGGCCGGCCTCTTTAACCTCTCACACCCTGCAGTGCTTGGACTGGTGGGAGATGTTATAGGAGCCTGTCATGAGGGTGGTGTGAATGTCTATGCCGCTGGATACGCTGCAACCAGTTACATGCTAGTCAGGAGACTTGTTGAGATGGGTGTTGACGGTGTATCCACAAGCCCGGACAAGATCCTGAGGATGAAGTACTTCATAGCCAGGATAGAAAGGTCCCTGATGCTCAGGGGCGCTGGAAGGGTGGAATAG
- a CDS encoding ABC transporter ATP-binding protein, whose protein sequence is MDAILLDGVSYRYPNQERLALRDVSLRVKRGESVFITGRSGSGKSTLARAVTAVIPSMMGGEMDGTVRVMGRDTDSLTPGDLAADVGYVFQNPESQFFTLNVNSEVSLGPDTLQLDKREERVEDALRRVGMEHKRHESVFNLSEGEKQRVAIASQLSMSPEILLMDEPTSNLDQGSTDDLFSILKNLRDKTLILIDHRTYRVPEVFDRVVVMDEGMIVEETDTDNLLDPEFRERYGLRSPSPGFNQRSCGGRGLRPFFQVSTHPETKQDPVLRVMNISHTQGDFRLDGVNLDLWRGEVLGLTGPNGSGKTTLARLIVGLIEPEMGEIRVEGTAGLVMQDPDHQLFMDTVKREITFGLDDYSDGDVEDLLETMKLHQLMERHPHSLSGGEKQRTLISVYLFRKPDLIIMDEPTTGMDLDNMKRLAGWIGKLKGMGVAMILISHDLEFLQMVADRTIMMDNGALVLPDHEVAGADSVSTCLR, encoded by the coding sequence TTGGACGCAATCCTCCTTGATGGTGTGAGCTACCGGTACCCCAATCAGGAGCGGCTGGCCCTCAGGGACGTCAGCTTAAGGGTTAAAAGGGGTGAATCGGTCTTCATCACAGGAAGAAGTGGGAGTGGAAAATCAACCCTTGCAAGGGCAGTAACTGCGGTGATACCCTCCATGATGGGAGGGGAGATGGATGGAACAGTCAGGGTGATGGGCAGGGACACAGACTCCCTCACCCCCGGGGACCTTGCAGCGGATGTTGGATACGTCTTCCAGAATCCTGAGTCCCAGTTCTTCACATTGAATGTTAATTCGGAGGTATCCCTGGGGCCAGATACCCTCCAGCTGGATAAACGTGAGGAACGCGTGGAGGATGCGCTCCGGAGGGTTGGTATGGAGCATAAGAGGCATGAAAGCGTTTTCAACCTCTCAGAGGGTGAGAAGCAGAGGGTTGCAATAGCATCACAGCTCTCCATGTCCCCTGAAATCCTCCTCATGGATGAGCCAACATCCAACCTGGATCAGGGATCCACCGATGACCTTTTCAGCATCCTCAAAAACCTTAGGGATAAAACACTGATCCTGATTGACCACAGAACTTACAGGGTCCCTGAGGTCTTTGACAGGGTCGTGGTGATGGATGAGGGCATGATCGTTGAGGAGACAGACACTGATAACCTCCTGGACCCTGAATTCAGGGAAAGGTACGGTCTGAGGTCTCCATCTCCAGGTTTCAATCAGAGGTCCTGTGGAGGGCGCGGTCTGAGGCCTTTCTTTCAGGTTTCCACCCATCCTGAAACGAAACAGGACCCTGTACTGAGGGTAATGAACATCTCCCACACCCAGGGAGACTTCAGGCTCGATGGTGTTAACCTGGATCTCTGGAGGGGCGAGGTCCTGGGATTGACTGGCCCGAATGGCTCTGGAAAGACGACCCTTGCAAGGCTGATTGTGGGACTCATAGAGCCGGAGATGGGTGAGATCAGGGTTGAGGGCACCGCCGGTCTTGTGATGCAGGACCCGGACCATCAGCTGTTCATGGATACTGTGAAGAGGGAGATAACCTTCGGTCTGGATGATTATTCTGATGGGGATGTTGAGGACCTCCTTGAGACCATGAAGCTCCATCAGCTGATGGAGAGACACCCCCATTCACTCAGCGGCGGTGAAAAGCAGAGAACACTCATATCCGTTTATCTCTTCAGAAAACCAGATCTCATAATAATGGATGAGCCAACGACGGGCATGGACCTTGATAACATGAAAAGACTTGCAGGGTGGATAGGTAAACTGAAGGGAATGGGGGTGGCCATGATTCTGATCTCCCATGACCTGGAGTTCCTTCAGATGGTTGCAGACCGGACGATCATGATGGATAACGGTGCCCTGGTCCTCCCGGATCATGAAGTAGCGGGCGCTGATTCAGTATCAACATGTTTGAGGTGA
- a CDS encoding PAS domain S-box protein, whose amino-acid sequence MPSALVVEDEAVTSLELSRLLESWGYETVTVRTGEDAIETALRMKPDVILMDIVLPSDVDGVTAARAIKKEMDIPLIFITAYSSREVFERAAEVEPEAYLLKPFNSRELGYAMELAIYKNRIQNLLSHTSRRYQEILETTGEGVCVFNADGSIQYCNERMADLLSMRRDEIIGRKIFDFIHPSDRETMERILDSCRRGSSGEHELRFRTDDGTRWVILSGHPLIESSGFRGGFCMFRDITPQKMLERTLRRNNSCLRLLSRINRQAAISATPQELMEGVSGILMEARYSGASFRESDGTVIAGEGEKRVSPLRPGIIAGEDTSTAVIELEDCSKPLYLVVSAPRMIDDEELGFLREIASSTAGALRRMDSEQRMNDISSRYRELFENAGDAIFLMKDFRIIGCNSRALELFGGDEEDILGRKPWELSPEYQHHGKSSEIARKLIERAMNGEKCEFTWIHRKISGETFPTRVVLSRSGDIVMGIVRDMTELYRAHRKLKEEHRKFRDLLESIPDPTFALDTRGRVIAWNREIERLTGVKKEEILGRGNRVYAVPFYGRRTPGLLEFLLNPGRAPSRYRNISREGNAIYAEVHVEHMGRHFQLKASPICDAEDRTVGAIEILRDVTDYIETKEKLRRSKNRYRAIFENRATPTAITDREWNITGTNRVFRELFGVDEGFNLRDLLDQDELQKLEKLRESQRALIRMKGVRGNLHVMVHRGDLPDSGQMILSFNDITKLRESQRKLRDELRVRRVLSEIYPQAVSTDNLVEFTEYILDATCKVTGADGGIIRLRNGETITITEGMEPTEEVPDLEGLSEDGKMIRITSSSADMSSEFILRGSSFSKADLRAVRHISQYYMLAVKQISYRRRMNEHWNHLRLINIILKLADTEDPELFLRGVLDFIIRCPEFNGGSAYLDPDLKVERGLIPPDSIPDTEGVRVDGEIIEIPLSVDGAVRGVLRLQAAYSDVKEKTEFLEVLGGEISDGLQRITMRNQLRESLREKEVLLREIHHRVKNNLQIVASLLSLQTAYTDNQETLNVLRDSQMRVRAMAVAHEKIYRSSSLSMINVGDYLRAIAEEMTTLQSTGGLLVDLDVHYDDIMAEMDRCIPLGLITNEIISNSIKHAFTGDRGRIVISLKREDDLGILEISDNGRGLPEDFNIDELESLGMQLVSNLVMQIGGELEYGNRDGAFFRITFPLE is encoded by the coding sequence ATGCCATCTGCCCTTGTCGTTGAGGACGAGGCTGTAACCTCCCTTGAACTTTCAAGGCTCCTGGAATCCTGGGGGTATGAGACTGTCACTGTAAGGACCGGGGAGGATGCCATTGAAACCGCGCTGAGGATGAAACCCGACGTCATCCTCATGGACATAGTACTCCCCTCAGATGTGGATGGAGTCACAGCAGCAAGGGCCATAAAGAAGGAGATGGACATCCCCCTGATTTTCATAACAGCCTACTCCAGCAGGGAGGTATTTGAGAGGGCAGCCGAGGTTGAACCTGAGGCCTACCTCCTCAAGCCCTTCAACTCCCGGGAACTTGGCTACGCAATGGAACTTGCAATCTACAAGAACCGGATCCAGAACCTGCTCTCACATACCAGCAGGAGGTACCAGGAGATACTGGAAACCACAGGTGAGGGTGTCTGCGTATTCAATGCTGATGGAAGCATCCAGTACTGCAATGAGAGGATGGCTGACCTCCTCTCCATGAGAAGGGACGAGATTATCGGAAGGAAGATATTTGATTTTATACATCCCTCTGACAGGGAGACCATGGAGCGAATCCTTGATTCATGCAGAAGGGGATCCTCGGGTGAACATGAACTCCGTTTCAGGACGGATGACGGGACAAGGTGGGTGATACTCTCAGGTCACCCCCTCATTGAATCCTCCGGCTTCAGGGGAGGATTCTGCATGTTCAGGGATATAACGCCCCAGAAAATGCTTGAGAGGACGCTGAGGAGGAACAACAGCTGCCTCAGACTTCTAAGCAGGATCAACCGCCAGGCAGCCATCTCAGCCACCCCTCAGGAATTGATGGAAGGGGTTTCCGGGATCCTGATGGAGGCCAGATACTCAGGAGCATCCTTCAGGGAATCTGATGGAACCGTGATTGCAGGGGAGGGTGAAAAAAGAGTATCACCACTCCGGCCAGGCATCATCGCCGGGGAGGATACCTCAACTGCAGTCATTGAACTTGAAGATTGCAGCAAACCCCTTTACCTTGTGGTCTCAGCCCCCAGGATGATTGACGATGAGGAGCTGGGCTTCCTCAGGGAGATAGCATCCAGCACAGCCGGTGCCCTCAGGAGGATGGACTCTGAGCAGAGGATGAATGATATTTCCTCAAGGTACCGGGAACTCTTTGAGAATGCAGGTGATGCAATATTCCTGATGAAGGACTTCAGGATAATAGGATGTAACAGCAGGGCCCTTGAACTATTCGGGGGAGATGAGGAAGACATACTGGGCAGAAAACCATGGGAGCTATCACCTGAGTACCAGCACCATGGTAAGTCCTCAGAAATTGCCCGGAAACTTATTGAGAGGGCAATGAATGGCGAAAAATGCGAGTTCACATGGATCCACAGGAAGATCAGCGGTGAGACATTCCCGACAAGGGTGGTCCTCAGCAGATCAGGTGACATTGTGATGGGCATTGTCAGGGACATGACTGAACTCTACAGGGCCCACAGGAAGTTAAAGGAGGAGCACAGAAAGTTCAGGGACCTGCTGGAGTCCATACCCGACCCTACCTTCGCCCTGGATACCCGTGGAAGGGTGATAGCCTGGAACCGTGAGATTGAGAGACTCACAGGCGTGAAAAAGGAGGAAATCCTCGGGAGGGGTAACAGGGTCTACGCAGTTCCGTTCTATGGCAGGAGGACGCCGGGGCTCCTTGAATTCCTGCTGAACCCTGGAAGGGCCCCTTCAAGGTACCGCAACATCAGCAGGGAGGGTAATGCAATCTATGCAGAGGTCCATGTTGAGCACATGGGCAGGCACTTCCAGCTCAAGGCATCCCCGATCTGTGATGCGGAGGATAGAACCGTGGGGGCCATAGAGATACTGAGGGACGTTACAGATTACATTGAAACCAAGGAGAAACTCAGAAGATCAAAGAACCGTTACAGGGCAATATTTGAGAACAGGGCCACCCCCACAGCCATCACAGACCGGGAGTGGAATATCACAGGGACAAACAGGGTCTTCAGGGAACTCTTCGGTGTTGATGAGGGCTTCAATTTAAGGGACCTGCTGGACCAGGATGAACTTCAGAAACTTGAGAAACTCCGGGAATCCCAGAGGGCGCTGATAAGGATGAAGGGGGTCAGGGGAAACCTCCATGTCATGGTCCACAGGGGTGATCTTCCAGATTCAGGTCAGATGATCCTGAGCTTCAATGACATAACAAAACTCAGGGAGTCCCAGCGGAAACTGAGGGATGAACTCCGTGTTAGAAGGGTCCTCAGTGAAATCTACCCACAAGCGGTCTCAACTGATAATCTGGTGGAATTCACAGAGTACATACTCGATGCTACATGCAAAGTTACAGGCGCAGATGGAGGAATCATAAGACTGAGAAATGGGGAGACAATCACCATCACAGAAGGGATGGAACCCACTGAAGAGGTTCCAGACCTTGAGGGACTCTCAGAGGATGGTAAAATGATCCGCATAACCTCCTCCTCTGCAGATATGAGCTCAGAGTTCATACTCAGGGGCAGCAGCTTCAGCAAAGCGGATCTCAGGGCTGTCAGGCACATCTCACAGTACTATATGCTGGCTGTAAAGCAGATCAGCTACAGGAGGAGGATGAATGAGCACTGGAACCACCTCAGGCTCATAAATATCATACTCAAGCTGGCTGATACAGAAGACCCTGAATTATTCCTCAGGGGAGTCCTTGATTTCATAATCAGATGCCCTGAATTCAATGGGGGATCAGCATACCTTGACCCAGATTTAAAGGTTGAGAGGGGATTGATACCTCCAGACAGCATTCCAGATACAGAAGGTGTCAGGGTGGATGGAGAAATCATTGAGATACCCCTGAGTGTGGATGGGGCTGTAAGGGGTGTCTTAAGGCTCCAGGCAGCATACAGTGACGTTAAAGAAAAAACTGAGTTCCTGGAGGTACTTGGAGGGGAAATATCCGATGGTCTGCAGAGGATAACCATGCGAAATCAGCTCAGGGAATCCCTCCGTGAGAAGGAGGTCCTGCTGAGGGAGATACACCACCGGGTCAAGAACAACCTCCAGATAGTGGCAAGTCTGCTGTCCCTCCAGACAGCATATACAGACAACCAGGAGACCCTCAATGTCCTCAGGGATAGCCAGATGAGGGTCAGGGCCATGGCAGTTGCCCATGAGAAGATATACAGGTCAAGCAGCCTCTCCATGATAAATGTTGGAGACTACCTCAGGGCAATTGCAGAGGAGATGACCACCCTGCAGTCCACCGGTGGCCTCCTTGTGGATCTCGATGTCCACTATGATGATATAATGGCTGAGATGGACAGGTGCATCCCCCTGGGCCTGATAACCAATGAGATAATCTCCAATTCAATCAAACACGCCTTCACAGGGGACAGAGGCAGGATAGTGATCTCACTCAAGAGGGAGGATGATCTTGGTATCCTTGAAATATCAGATAACGGCAGGGGGCTCCCTGAGGACTTTAACATTGATGAACTGGAATCACTCGGAATGCAGCTTGTATCAAACCTTGTGATGCAGATTGGGGGTGAACTGGAATATGGAAACAGGGATGGCGCATTCTTCAGGATCACGTTCCCACTTGAATGA
- a CDS encoding DUF86 domain-containing protein has protein sequence MNDIERVANRIKIMNSYVEFLKEHRASEKELSEDYLLRSAIERNLQLAIESALDTGEIIISMEDLEKPETYRDIIEILEKHRILPHEFAERFSEAAGLRNILLHMYTDVDPALIAEFLANRLEDFDLYSEYILSFIEARSSRKSE, from the coding sequence ATGAATGATATTGAGAGGGTCGCCAATAGAATAAAGATCATGAACTCCTATGTTGAGTTCCTTAAAGAACACAGGGCATCAGAAAAAGAACTTTCAGAGGACTACCTCCTGAGATCTGCAATTGAGAGAAACCTCCAGCTCGCCATTGAATCTGCTCTGGATACTGGGGAGATTATTATCTCAATGGAGGATCTTGAAAAACCCGAGACCTACAGAGACATCATTGAGATCCTTGAAAAGCACAGAATACTTCCACATGAATTTGCAGAGCGATTCTCTGAAGCTGCTGGTCTGAGAAACATTCTTCTCCACATGTATACGGATGTTGACCCTGCCCTAATTGCAGAGTTCCTTGCAAACCGCCTTGAAGACTTCGACCTCTATTCAGAGTATATTTTAAGTTTCATTGAAGCCAGATCCTCCAGAAAATCTGAATGA
- the csx16 gene encoding CRISPR-associated protein Csx16, whose amino-acid sequence MCNEMDDGRIYIITRHQSTVDWILAKLNGKGLDRDVFVTGHLSNEMMLRMRKGDIVYGILPIHLIRRLLRKGVEYFHVVLPHVPYELRGKELTLKQVKEFGGQIWKIDDIKCFKV is encoded by the coding sequence ATGTGTAATGAAATGGATGATGGTAGAATATATATTATTACGAGGCACCAGAGTACTGTGGACTGGATACTGGCTAAACTGAATGGTAAGGGCCTTGACCGGGACGTCTTCGTGACTGGTCATCTTAGTAATGAGATGATGCTGAGGATGAGAAAAGGCGATATTGTTTACGGTATTCTCCCTATCCACCTGATCCGGAGGTTACTCCGTAAGGGTGTTGAGTACTTCCATGTGGTTCTCCCTCATGTCCCGTATGAGCTTCGTGGTAAGGAGCTGACTCTGAAACAGGTTAAGGAGTTTGGTGGTCAGATCTGGAAGATTGACGATATTAAATGTTTTAAGGTTTGA